One region of Geitlerinema sp. PCC 9228 genomic DNA includes:
- a CDS encoding glycosyltransferase family 2 protein, with protein sequence MACHPVYSVAIPVYNEQDNLPELFRRLSATLAALDGDYEVIFIDDGSRDRSLSILREFYQRDRRWRYLSLARNFGHQIAVTAGLNYIRGKAIIVMDADLQDPPELIPDLIQRWQQGYQIVYAQRISRQKEGWFKRVTAYAFYRLLRHLTDVDIPPDTGDFCLMDRQITDILNSMPERNRYIRGLRAWVGFQQTSVPFSRDPRFAGQVKYTFGKSLGLAVDGVISLSQVPLRLATYLGLLAAAIAVLMVFLVLYWRLFYPNSPLIGYTTITIAIFFIGAVQLVCLGILGEYIGRIYEEVKGRPLYTVKEMSDVGTD encoded by the coding sequence ATGGCATGTCATCCTGTTTATTCGGTTGCCATTCCTGTTTACAACGAACAGGATAATTTGCCAGAACTGTTTCGCCGTTTGTCGGCAACACTGGCAGCGTTGGATGGCGATTATGAGGTAATTTTTATAGATGATGGCAGCCGCGATCGCTCTTTGTCTATTTTACGAGAATTTTACCAACGCGATCGCCGGTGGCGCTACCTGAGTTTGGCGAGAAATTTCGGACATCAAATTGCGGTGACAGCGGGATTAAATTATATTCGGGGAAAAGCAATTATTGTCATGGATGCGGATTTACAAGACCCGCCAGAATTAATTCCCGATTTAATCCAACGCTGGCAGCAAGGCTATCAAATTGTTTACGCACAGCGAATTTCCCGGCAAAAGGAAGGCTGGTTTAAGCGAGTAACGGCTTATGCTTTTTACCGCCTGTTACGCCACCTCACGGATGTGGATATTCCCCCCGATACGGGCGATTTTTGCTTGATGGATCGGCAAATTACTGATATTTTAAATAGTATGCCGGAACGCAACCGCTACATTCGGGGATTGCGTGCTTGGGTGGGATTTCAACAGACATCGGTGCCTTTTTCCCGCGACCCGCGTTTTGCCGGTCAGGTGAAATACACTTTTGGCAAGTCGTTGGGATTGGCGGTTGATGGGGTGATTTCTCTTTCCCAAGTTCCTTTGCGATTGGCAACGTATTTGGGTTTGCTGGCAGCCGCGATCGCAGTTTTAATGGTTTTTTTGGTATTGTACTGGCGGTTGTTTTATCCCAACTCCCCTTTAATTGGCTATACAACGATTACCATTGCTATTTTTTTTATTGGTGCGGTACAGTTGGTCTGTTTGGGAATTTTAGGGGAATATATCGGTCGCATCTACGAGGAAGTGAAGGGAAGACCTCTATATACGGTCAAAGAAATGAGCGATGTTGGCACCGATTGA
- a CDS encoding OmpA family protein yields the protein MSDSSQSSQEQDQSLQALQAILAYTGDRPGESDAQPSEPMSELVEMLVEEIDSSRDRNRSDSTPLPEEPRQTATDSEIDRAAIASTQTDRSTTSPSPVTPRRRRLQGLLWELQKQEQEGSQRNLTPQNHTHTPKKTQKISQTQTKTNSAASQPPLPAKQQPTSVEWQQLQQSVEQLRQQIQHLKQQVYEPTDLVNPLLPLIAELMESKVKESKQDVYAAMVPVIDRAIAERGRQDRIAMSKALSSIIPSAISEHIHEDPEDLAKALAPTMGAAIREQISIERDAMVDALYPVIGNTVSKYMTELVKSINDKIEKALSVEGVTRKVRAHMQGVSEAELIVRESMKFTIRAVFLIHKESGLAIAQAQPADMEQLESDMIAGMLTAIRSFANDTLSVGETTSELHEIEYDTFTIEIEAAGYCYLAVVTQGETTTQFIAKMRRTLSKIVERYHKPIKDFDGDPETVPAEIPALLENLSHAHQEEHSHSPRRYPPALLVILLLLLGGLGFWGWRHWQQQYLIGKIEKAWEGTPTLTIYQLQAKVKGSEIVLSGKLPTASLRQEAAAVAVAAANNRTVDNQIVAAAVPPYPEQVTAEIRRLTQVFNQQAGIDIATTYTNGKLTVSGRAQNPTQARRITMAMEQIPGLSQLVVGLQFGEVPLTTRVYFPPGSNQLLSRTLPEMLLPVAQFLQEHPQLQLTIVGHTDPSGDRATNQQLSRQRAAAVQKALQSQGIDGRRLQIRGIPQPPPQWNSQQPSRLARVVRFQTQFSSSQTLK from the coding sequence ATGAGCGATTCATCCCAGTCAAGTCAGGAGCAAGACCAATCTTTACAAGCATTGCAAGCAATCTTGGCTTATACGGGCGATCGCCCAGGAGAATCCGATGCCCAACCATCAGAACCCATGTCGGAGTTGGTAGAGATGCTGGTGGAAGAAATTGATTCTAGCCGCGATCGCAACCGCAGCGATTCTACACCACTGCCAGAAGAACCCAGACAGACAGCAACCGACTCAGAAATAGATCGCGCTGCGATCGCATCGACCCAAACCGATCGTTCTACCACCTCCCCATCCCCTGTCACCCCCCGTCGCCGCCGCTTGCAGGGTCTTTTGTGGGAGTTGCAAAAGCAAGAGCAGGAAGGCAGTCAAAGGAACTTAACTCCCCAAAACCATACCCACACACCGAAAAAGACCCAGAAAATCTCCCAAACCCAAACCAAAACCAATTCCGCTGCTTCCCAGCCTCCCCTACCAGCCAAACAGCAACCCACATCGGTAGAATGGCAGCAACTGCAGCAATCGGTGGAACAGTTGCGCCAGCAAATCCAGCATTTAAAACAGCAGGTGTACGAACCCACCGACCTGGTTAATCCCTTACTTCCCCTGATTGCGGAATTGATGGAGTCAAAGGTTAAAGAATCCAAACAAGATGTTTATGCGGCTATGGTACCAGTTATCGACCGCGCGATCGCGGAACGGGGGCGACAAGACCGCATTGCCATGAGCAAAGCACTTTCTTCTATCATTCCCAGCGCCATTTCCGAACATATCCACGAAGACCCGGAAGACCTAGCCAAAGCCCTAGCACCAACTATGGGTGCCGCTATTCGCGAGCAAATCAGCATCGAACGGGATGCCATGGTAGATGCTTTGTATCCCGTGATTGGCAATACGGTAAGTAAGTACATGACGGAGCTGGTCAAGTCTATCAATGATAAAATTGAGAAAGCTCTTAGCGTTGAAGGGGTCACTCGTAAGGTTCGGGCGCACATGCAAGGGGTTTCGGAAGCGGAACTCATTGTGCGCGAATCTATGAAATTTACCATACGGGCGGTTTTTCTGATTCATAAAGAATCCGGTTTGGCGATCGCGCAAGCCCAACCTGCGGATATGGAGCAGCTAGAATCCGATATGATTGCCGGCATGCTCACTGCCATTCGCAGCTTTGCCAACGATACCCTTTCGGTGGGGGAAACCACCTCCGAACTCCACGAAATCGAATACGATACCTTCACCATCGAAATCGAAGCAGCGGGATACTGCTACCTAGCCGTGGTAACTCAAGGAGAAACCACCACCCAATTTATCGCCAAAATGCGGCGCACCTTAAGCAAAATTGTAGAACGGTACCACAAACCCATCAAAGATTTTGATGGCGACCCGGAAACCGTTCCCGCGGAAATTCCCGCTCTTTTAGAAAATCTATCCCACGCTCATCAAGAAGAACACAGCCACTCCCCTCGCCGCTACCCACCAGCCTTGTTAGTGATTTTGCTCTTGCTGCTGGGAGGATTGGGTTTTTGGGGATGGCGTCACTGGCAACAGCAGTATCTGATTGGCAAGATAGAAAAAGCTTGGGAAGGTACCCCTACCTTGACGATTTACCAACTGCAAGCAAAAGTAAAAGGTTCGGAGATAGTGCTATCTGGCAAACTACCCACCGCCTCTTTGCGCCAAGAAGCTGCTGCAGTGGCGGTGGCGGCGGCGAACAACCGCACTGTAGACAACCAAATTGTGGCAGCGGCGGTTCCCCCCTATCCAGAACAAGTTACAGCGGAAATTCGGCGGCTTACCCAGGTTTTCAACCAGCAAGCGGGGATTGACATTGCCACCACCTATACCAACGGCAAACTGACGGTCAGCGGCCGCGCTCAAAATCCCACACAGGCGCGTCGCATTACCATGGCAATGGAGCAAATTCCCGGTCTATCGCAGTTGGTGGTGGGGTTGCAGTTTGGGGAAGTTCCCCTCACCACCCGCGTATACTTTCCCCCTGGGTCAAATCAACTTTTATCAAGAACTTTGCCGGAAATGTTGCTGCCAGTGGCACAATTTTTGCAAGAGCATCCCCAACTACAACTCACCATTGTCGGCCATACCGATCCTAGTGGCGATCGCGCCACCAACCAACAACTTTCCCGACAAAGAGCGGCAGCCGTCCAAAAAGCGTTGCAAAGCCAAGGCATCGACGGTCGCCGGTTGCAAATTCGTGGCATTCCACAACCACCTCCCCAGTGGAATTCCCAGCAACCCTCCAGACTGGCGCGGGTGGTTCGTTTCCAGACCCAGTTTTCCAGCAGCCAAACGCTTAAGTAG
- a CDS encoding PAS domain S-box protein, which translates to MLAKFLGHLQIEYLLVSEDFRIVDMSSGVARYAEDERQVILGEDVRGGFPELVGLESQMLSIAKGDSEAFELKGICRRSNYQNPLYVDLYIACYQELKTFWLKASNREFDEETPVTTILLKDATERMALEQRLGQIAKETMLLANALDDYQKYLSNILTYMSDALFVCDRFGTIKMANRSLQNLLQYSESELIDQPISTIFPNPQLYPQNQVLYFRKTELFQNIAVTCQTKTGLFVSLLVSASVIFYDEPEASYYIYLARQNPADSYQKYINSILQHINAGLLVCDRDDTIKMVNQKLKQLLGYSEVDLIQQPIDILIPDTSLHPRNYTNYRHTSELFNNVTCICKAKDDGSLSMSISASIIYYDHQEVPRYVYLLQPTSSNHRESAAE; encoded by the coding sequence ATGTTGGCGAAATTTTTAGGACATCTTCAAATTGAATATTTGCTGGTCAGCGAAGATTTTCGCATTGTCGATATGTCTTCGGGAGTTGCTCGATATGCAGAAGACGAGCGTCAAGTTATATTGGGAGAAGATGTCAGAGGAGGATTTCCGGAATTGGTAGGCTTGGAAAGTCAGATGCTTTCTATTGCCAAAGGAGATAGCGAAGCCTTCGAGTTAAAAGGCATTTGTCGGCGTTCCAACTATCAAAATCCTCTCTACGTAGACCTGTATATTGCTTGCTATCAAGAATTAAAAACTTTTTGGTTAAAAGCAAGCAATCGCGAATTCGACGAAGAAACGCCAGTAACAACCATTTTATTAAAAGATGCCACCGAACGCATGGCTTTGGAACAGCGACTCGGTCAAATTGCCAAAGAAACCATGTTGCTGGCAAATGCTCTGGATGACTATCAGAAATACCTCAGCAATATTTTAACCTACATGAGCGATGCTCTGTTCGTTTGCGATCGCTTTGGTACCATTAAAATGGCCAACCGCAGCTTGCAAAATTTGCTCCAATACAGCGAATCGGAACTAATTGACCAACCCATCAGCACCATCTTTCCCAATCCCCAGCTTTACCCACAAAACCAGGTTCTCTATTTTCGAAAAACAGAATTATTCCAAAATATAGCTGTTACCTGCCAAACCAAAACCGGTCTGTTTGTGTCGTTGTTGGTTTCCGCTTCTGTCATTTTCTACGACGAACCGGAAGCTTCTTACTATATTTATTTAGCCAGACAAAATCCTGCCGATAGCTACCAAAAATATATCAATAGCATCTTACAGCATATCAATGCAGGATTGCTCGTCTGCGACCGCGATGATACCATCAAAATGGTCAACCAAAAACTGAAACAATTACTTGGCTATTCCGAAGTGGATCTCATCCAACAACCCATCGATATCTTGATTCCCGACACCAGCTTGCATCCGCGCAACTATACCAACTACCGCCACACCAGCGAACTCTTTAACAACGTAACATGTATCTGTAAAGCGAAAGACGATGGTTCCCTCTCTATGTCGATATCCGCCTCCATTATTTATTACGACCACCAGGAAGTTCCCAGATACGTATATTTACTTCAACCGACCTCTTCCAACCATAGGGAATCCGCTGCCGAGTAA
- a CDS encoding VanZ family protein has translation MKKSAIVRRKWIVTSSVYLLVLLGIFMAANLGWLPTALLSKIPRYDLWGHFLLYGAAAYLIHRAFGKRMLRVGRFSLSLGISILIGLMVAEEFFQMALPRRTASLVDLAAGCFGILVFYGWGESRDRVARKKLDIKKSPRVK, from the coding sequence ATGAAAAAGTCTGCTATCGTACGGCGAAAGTGGATTGTTACTAGCAGTGTCTATTTGTTGGTGTTGCTAGGGATTTTCATGGCAGCCAATTTGGGTTGGTTGCCGACGGCGTTGCTATCGAAGATTCCCCGTTACGATCTTTGGGGACATTTTTTATTATATGGTGCGGCAGCCTATCTGATTCACCGTGCCTTTGGCAAGCGGATGTTGCGAGTAGGTCGATTTTCCCTTTCTTTAGGGATTTCGATTTTGATTGGGTTGATGGTAGCTGAGGAGTTTTTCCAGATGGCTTTGCCAAGACGCACTGCCAGTTTGGTGGATTTGGCGGCGGGTTGTTTCGGGATTTTGGTGTTTTATGGGTGGGGAGAATCTCGCGATCGCGTGGCTAGAAAAAAGCTTGACATCAAGAAATCACCGAGAGTAAAATAG
- a CDS encoding Rab family GTPase — MGLVSKKICLIGDFNVGKTSLIRRFIDREFSDRYLSTVGVKISRKKVEVTSKDRTVQLLIWDLEGSTKYKRVAPSYLQGASGALVVADITRKESMEHLPQHIQTFTNINPQGKAIVALNKSDLTNSELEEKYISYIQTFPEVARAIASYTSSAKTGVNVDEMFLQLATHILDGK; from the coding sequence ATGGGACTTGTTTCTAAAAAAATTTGTTTGATTGGTGATTTTAACGTCGGCAAAACCAGCCTGATTCGACGTTTCATCGATCGTGAATTTAGCGATCGCTACCTGTCAACAGTTGGCGTCAAGATTTCCCGTAAAAAAGTAGAGGTGACCTCGAAAGATCGAACCGTACAGTTGCTTATTTGGGATTTGGAAGGCAGTACAAAGTACAAGCGAGTGGCACCTTCCTATTTGCAAGGTGCCAGTGGTGCGTTGGTTGTAGCTGATATTACCCGCAAAGAAAGTATGGAACACTTGCCACAACATATCCAAACTTTTACGAACATCAATCCCCAAGGAAAAGCGATTGTCGCTTTAAATAAATCCGATTTAACGAACAGCGAGTTAGAAGAAAAATATATATCTTACATACAGACCTTTCCCGAAGTTGCTCGCGCAATCGCTAGCTATACTTCTTCTGCGAAAACTGGTGTCAATGTTGATGAAATGTTCTTGCAATTAGCAACTCATATCCTTGATGGAAAGTAG
- a CDS encoding PAS domain-containing hybrid sensor histidine kinase/response regulator: protein MKPILEQLLAQHRIEYLEIDRYLAIAGFSSGVGAYSEFSHKVALGEDIRLSFPELIGAEQTLYNILAGKQSSFEIRGIRRGKCEQTSTYIDLRVFADRAQGNPQALVVSIEDVTERMQLEQTLVQRTNDTTLLYQALTTAKEDLDKMIKSMADALLVTDEQGTIKTINQATKELFGYAEGELLDRPIDWIVPDGDRAQQIRDRALHSAGEFWEVTCRKKNGEELIVSLSCAAIQGRLTQSQDFVYIARDVTARKRAEQELEYARRQAELASQAKSSFLANMSHEIRTPLNAVLGMAGLLAETELTPEQQDLVETIRVSGDALLSLINEILDLSKLEAGEMVLDEEDFQLSTCMEEAVELLAPTASEKRLEIAALCNPEVPDFIRGDRDRLRQILMNLVGNAVKFTEQGSVTVRSELVSQTDTAVTVCLHVSDTGIGISPENCEKLFQPFSQVYSQSTRKYGGTGLGLAICQQLAQLMDGNIQVNSELGRGSTFSVTIPFPKSTSPAVRVPTNWQGYRFLVADASAISREAIQYQLQFWGIKTTAVRSSTEVVAALQQAENRGTPYHGLCLDVGVPPYGGWNCMQQIEQSCGNPPIPTVVLSSIHQRQQARQLQETGLAAVAVKPVKREKLQEILTQILPSGKMEAVGKQPTGESTASDRFWFAKEAAKSKLRILVAEDNAVNRKVACKQLETLGYTADVATNGEEVLQRLEAQTYDIIFMDCQMPVLDGYATTERLRQQWQDQQTDILYPVVIAMTANAMSEDREKCLNAGMNDYISKPVRKARLQEILSHWCQKLEMACLNSSEETHTQM from the coding sequence ATGAAACCAATTCTGGAACAACTCCTGGCCCAACACCGCATTGAATATTTAGAAATTGACCGCTATCTGGCGATCGCGGGGTTTTCGTCAGGTGTGGGTGCCTATAGCGAATTTTCGCACAAGGTAGCCCTCGGGGAAGATATTCGTTTAAGCTTTCCAGAACTCATTGGTGCCGAACAAACCCTATACAATATCTTGGCTGGCAAACAGTCGAGTTTTGAAATTCGCGGCATTCGCCGGGGAAAGTGCGAGCAAACTTCTACCTATATCGATTTGCGGGTATTTGCCGACCGCGCGCAAGGCAATCCCCAGGCATTGGTGGTTTCCATCGAAGATGTTACCGAACGCATGCAGTTGGAACAAACCCTGGTACAGCGAACCAACGATACCACCTTACTGTATCAGGCGTTAACCACTGCCAAAGAGGATTTGGATAAAATGATTAAATCCATGGCGGATGCGTTGCTGGTGACCGACGAACAGGGTACGATTAAAACCATCAATCAAGCTACCAAGGAGTTGTTTGGCTACGCGGAAGGAGAACTGCTCGATCGCCCCATTGATTGGATTGTACCCGATGGCGATCGCGCCCAGCAAATCCGCGATCGTGCCCTACATTCGGCCGGTGAGTTTTGGGAAGTGACCTGTCGCAAGAAAAACGGCGAAGAGCTTATTGTTTCTCTTTCCTGTGCGGCCATCCAAGGCAGACTCACCCAAAGTCAAGATTTTGTTTACATTGCTCGGGATGTTACCGCACGCAAGCGCGCCGAACAGGAATTAGAATATGCCCGCCGTCAGGCAGAACTGGCTTCCCAAGCCAAAAGTAGTTTTTTGGCCAACATGAGCCACGAAATCCGTACTCCCCTCAATGCGGTATTGGGAATGGCAGGATTGCTGGCAGAAACCGAACTAACCCCAGAGCAGCAAGATTTGGTAGAGACTATTCGCGTCAGTGGTGATGCCCTGTTAAGCTTGATTAACGAAATTTTGGATCTATCGAAACTGGAAGCTGGGGAAATGGTCCTGGATGAAGAAGATTTCCAGCTTTCTACCTGTATGGAAGAAGCTGTGGAACTGCTTGCGCCTACCGCTTCGGAAAAACGATTGGAAATTGCTGCCTTGTGCAACCCAGAAGTTCCTGACTTTATCCGGGGCGATCGCGATCGCTTGCGGCAGATTCTCATGAATTTGGTTGGCAATGCTGTTAAATTTACCGAACAAGGCTCAGTAACCGTACGCTCGGAATTGGTTTCCCAGACCGATACCGCGGTTACCGTTTGCTTGCACGTTAGCGATACTGGCATTGGCATCAGCCCAGAAAATTGTGAAAAATTATTCCAGCCATTTTCTCAAGTTTATTCCCAATCCACGCGCAAGTACGGTGGCACTGGTTTGGGACTTGCCATTTGCCAGCAACTGGCGCAGTTAATGGATGGTAATATTCAAGTAAACAGCGAACTGGGACGCGGATCCACTTTTTCTGTCACCATTCCCTTTCCCAAATCCACTTCCCCGGCTGTGCGTGTTCCCACCAATTGGCAGGGATATCGCTTTCTAGTTGCCGATGCCAGTGCCATCTCCCGGGAAGCCATCCAATACCAACTTCAGTTTTGGGGAATTAAAACCACGGCCGTCCGTAGTAGTACGGAAGTAGTAGCCGCGTTACAACAAGCCGAAAACCGGGGAACCCCTTACCACGGACTGTGCCTGGATGTGGGGGTACCCCCCTACGGTGGCTGGAATTGCATGCAACAGATCGAACAATCCTGTGGCAACCCTCCCATTCCTACGGTGGTATTAAGTTCGATTCACCAACGCCAGCAAGCCAGACAATTGCAGGAAACTGGATTGGCAGCGGTGGCTGTGAAGCCGGTGAAACGGGAAAAACTACAGGAAATTTTGACGCAGATTCTTCCCAGTGGCAAAATGGAAGCGGTCGGCAAGCAACCAACTGGGGAATCTACTGCTAGCGATCGCTTTTGGTTTGCTAAGGAAGCAGCTAAATCCAAACTGCGAATTTTGGTAGCCGAAGATAATGCGGTCAATCGCAAAGTTGCCTGCAAGCAACTGGAAACCCTGGGATATACTGCCGATGTTGCCACCAACGGGGAAGAGGTCTTGCAGCGGTTGGAAGCGCAAACCTACGATATTATTTTTATGGATTGCCAAATGCCAGTTTTGGATGGTTACGCTACCACAGAACGCCTCCGCCAGCAGTGGCAAGACCAGCAAACCGATATTTTATATCCCGTGGTTATTGCTATGACCGCCAATGCCATGAGCGAAGACCGGGAGAAATGCTTGAATGCTGGCATGAATGATTATATCAGCAAGCCGGTTCGCAAAGCACGATTGCAAGAAATTTTAAGCCATTGGTGCCAAAAATTAGAGATGGCTTGCCTCAATTCCTCAGAAGAAACCCATACACAGATGTAA
- a CDS encoding class I SAM-dependent methyltransferase, with amino-acid sequence MSERILAKERDFHDRWAAGIDIDGIRVTDYFEVCTAPENRFILQHLGNLQGKTILDLGCGAGENSVYFAIQGANCVAADYSPKMVDVALKLAANNRVSISGKVVNAMSIDFPDNCFDVVYAANLLHHLTEPKQAICEMHRVLKPGGKACFWDPLKHNPIINIYRRMATNVRTEDETPLDIQIVDFVGHIFSEVRYDTFWLATLWIFLQFYFIERVHPNQERYWKKIITEHERLAPVYHRLEKLDRAFKKLPFSKRMAWNLAVVATK; translated from the coding sequence ATGTCAGAACGCATTTTAGCAAAAGAACGGGATTTTCACGATCGCTGGGCAGCAGGTATTGATATTGATGGCATTCGCGTCACTGATTATTTTGAAGTTTGTACAGCACCGGAAAATCGTTTTATCTTACAGCATTTAGGAAATTTACAAGGAAAAACCATTCTCGATTTGGGATGCGGTGCTGGCGAAAATAGCGTCTACTTCGCTATCCAAGGTGCCAATTGCGTTGCTGCCGATTATTCTCCCAAAATGGTTGATGTTGCTTTAAAACTAGCGGCAAACAATCGGGTTTCCATATCTGGTAAAGTGGTGAATGCTATGTCAATTGATTTTCCCGATAATTGTTTTGATGTGGTCTATGCTGCCAATTTGCTGCACCATTTAACCGAACCCAAACAGGCGATTTGTGAAATGCATCGGGTTCTCAAACCAGGTGGCAAAGCTTGTTTTTGGGACCCTCTCAAACACAATCCCATTATTAATATTTACCGACGGATGGCTACCAACGTGCGTACGGAGGATGAAACGCCTTTGGATATTCAAATTGTGGATTTTGTGGGCCATATTTTTTCTGAGGTTCGCTACGATACGTTTTGGTTGGCTACTTTGTGGATTTTTTTACAATTTTATTTCATTGAAAGGGTTCATCCCAATCAAGAACGCTACTGGAAGAAAATTATTACCGAACACGAACGTTTGGCACCGGTTTACCATCGTTTGGAAAAATTAGACCGAGCGTTCAAGAAATTGCCTTTTAGCAAACGCATGGCATGGAATTTGGCGGTGGTTGCCACGAAATGA
- a CDS encoding phosphate ABC transporter permease translates to MLVPLKPETVQKLIPILATGPQYQYYWGEWPDLLKRLIFSAIGAIVGGLVLLPLSGGLLKLLVFLLAIAAGLYWFWGPIALASWRNQEYRRFPYAALWRGQVLDLFVTEELIGLEENVNQKGELVVVENRERRLNVEVGDEEGFTAISQVRLQRHHKAIKPGDVAEMVVLSYQGNFKRIAKTTDIYLPNRDMWLSDYPCLHREFFLEMRPYLQKSSKSKSRRQPVSSKRRAAMDRRNR, encoded by the coding sequence ATGCTCGTACCTCTTAAACCGGAAACCGTACAAAAATTAATCCCGATCCTAGCCACCGGACCGCAATACCAATATTATTGGGGAGAATGGCCCGATCTGCTGAAACGTTTGATTTTCTCCGCCATCGGTGCCATAGTAGGGGGATTGGTTTTGTTGCCCCTCTCTGGCGGTTTATTGAAACTTTTGGTATTTTTACTCGCGATCGCTGCTGGTTTGTATTGGTTTTGGGGACCCATTGCCCTAGCTAGCTGGCGCAATCAAGAGTACCGTCGCTTCCCCTATGCTGCCCTGTGGCGGGGGCAAGTGTTGGATTTGTTCGTCACCGAAGAACTCATCGGTCTAGAAGAAAACGTCAACCAAAAAGGGGAACTGGTAGTCGTAGAAAACCGCGAAAGGCGGTTAAACGTAGAAGTTGGCGATGAAGAAGGATTCACCGCCATCTCCCAAGTAAGGTTGCAGCGCCACCACAAAGCCATCAAACCCGGAGACGTTGCCGAAATGGTGGTTCTCTCCTACCAAGGCAACTTCAAACGCATCGCCAAAACCACCGACATTTACTTACCCAACCGGGATATGTGGTTGAGCGACTATCCTTGCCTGCATCGAGAATTCTTCTTAGAAATGCGCCCCTACCTGCAAAAAAGTTCCAAAAGCAAATCGCGGCGGCAACCTGTCTCCAGTAAGCGACGCGCCGCCATGGATCGCAGAAATCGCTAA
- the rfbD gene encoding dTDP-4-dehydrorhamnose reductase, with product MSEPISTCLILGGGGQLGQQLTWLLQEQSPYQVRSLTSSELDITNPDAIAAELDGHPTDLCINCAAYTQVDKAESESEAAYRVNETGSRYLAEACRDRGLWLIHISTDYVFNGTQSTPYCETDPTNPLGVYGKSKLAGEEAIRQICPYHIILRTAWVYGAYGAKNFVKTMLRVGAEREELRVVCDQIGSPSWTGDIARAIAQLLPYLTPENAGTYHFTSSGAASWYDFAVTIFEEAQQLGFPLQVKRVVPIPTSEYPTPATRPAYSVLNWQKFANLVDTYPPHWRNGLRKMLAEFQQMG from the coding sequence ATGAGCGAACCAATTTCTACTTGTTTGATTCTTGGTGGTGGCGGTCAGTTGGGTCAGCAGCTCACTTGGTTGTTGCAGGAGCAATCTCCCTACCAAGTGCGATCGCTGACCAGTAGTGAGTTGGATATCACCAACCCCGATGCCATTGCAGCCGAGTTGGATGGCCATCCCACCGACCTTTGTATCAATTGTGCGGCTTATACCCAGGTAGACAAGGCAGAAAGCGAATCGGAAGCTGCCTATCGGGTCAACGAAACGGGAAGCCGCTATTTAGCCGAGGCTTGTCGCGATCGCGGCCTTTGGCTGATTCATATTAGTACCGATTATGTCTTTAACGGCACCCAGTCTACGCCTTATTGCGAAACTGACCCTACCAATCCCTTGGGTGTATATGGCAAATCTAAGCTGGCGGGGGAGGAAGCTATCCGGCAGATTTGTCCCTACCATATAATTTTACGCACGGCATGGGTGTATGGCGCTTACGGCGCTAAGAATTTTGTTAAAACGATGTTGCGCGTGGGGGCAGAACGTGAGGAACTACGGGTGGTTTGCGACCAAATTGGCTCTCCCAGTTGGACGGGGGATATTGCTCGCGCGATCGCACAGTTGCTCCCCTATCTCACGCCGGAAAATGCCGGTACCTATCATTTTACCAGCAGCGGTGCGGCAAGTTGGTACGATTTTGCTGTTACCATTTTTGAAGAAGCACAACAGTTGGGATTCCCCTTACAAGTCAAGCGCGTGGTTCCCATTCCCACTTCTGAATATCCCACGCCAGCCACCAGACCCGCTTATTCGGTTCTCAATTGGCAAAAGTTCGCGAACTTGGTGGATACCTATCCTCCCCACTGGCGCAATGGTTTGCGGAAGATGTTGGCGGAGTTCCAGCAGATGGGATAG